A stretch of Castanea sativa cultivar Marrone di Chiusa Pesio chromosome 2, ASM4071231v1 DNA encodes these proteins:
- the LOC142625370 gene encoding uncharacterized protein LOC142625370, whose protein sequence is MANSFNLFTIKILVLNCKGAGNQNFKRTFVDLTQAHHPDIAVVMETRISGQRVEEVSALLGFDNVCYFDATGFQDGIWVLWIDNNISLNVLSVNEQVINTFVQVCPANPSNPWLFITIYASPDLSKCLSLWTELEAFNPYPHHPWLLAGDFNKIVAHHENLSCTPPNQRRISLFSNFINSCNLLDLGFNGPKFT, encoded by the coding sequence ATGGCCAACTCCTTTAACCTCTTTACCATAAAGATCCTAGTCTTGAACTGCAAGGGTGCAGGGAACCAGAACTTCAAACGCACCTTTGTTGACCTCACCCAAGCTCATCATCCTGACATTGCTGTTGTTATGGAAACTCGCATCTCAGGCCAACGAGTGGAAGAAGTTAGTGCCTTGTTGGGTTTTGATAATGTCTGCTACTTCGACGCCACCGGATTCCAAGATGGCATTTGGGTTCTCTGGATTGACAATAACATATCCCTTAATGTCCTTTCCGTGAATGAGCAGGTTATCAATACTTTTGTCCAGGTATGTCCTGCTAATCCCTCTAACCCATGGCTTTTCATCACCATATATGCTAGCCCAGACTTAAGTAAGTGCCTTTCTCTTTGGACTGAGCTTGAAGCTTTCAACCCTTATCCTCACCATCCCTGGCTCCTAGCCGGGGACTTCAATAAGATTGTAGCTCATCATGAAAACCTCAGCTGCACCCCTCCAAACCAAAGGCGCATCTCactttttagcaattttataaACTCTTGTAATTTGTTAGACCTCGGTTTTAATGGCCCGAAATTTACCTAG
- the LOC142625730 gene encoding phosphatidylinositol 3,4,5-trisphosphate 3-phosphatase and protein-tyrosine-phosphatase PTEN2A-like, protein MDLVSADLSSQPPAKASDIEHSAAAAAAAAISEQNNDTHDSPSIITPSGISSWAGSLKFPQSWGAAQDSQTGNAGMSTFGRFTSGLGLRIPSVAPIPDEKNEETAVTAQSGVLESFTKGLVDSSRSAVKAMQVKARHIVSQNKRRYQEGGFDLDMTYITENIIAMGFPAGDMSSGLFGFFEGFYRNHMEEVIKFFEAHHKGKYKVYNLCSERLYDASLFEGKVASFPFDDHNCPPIQLIKSFCQSAYSWLKEDIENVVVVHCKAGMARTGLMICSLLLFLKFFPTSKEAIDYYNQKRCVDGKALVLPSQIRYVNYFEHVLTHFNGEIQPGRRCMLRGFRLHRCPFWIRPSITVSNHNGILFSTRKHPKTKDLMPEDFWISAPKKGIVVFALPREHGLTELVGDFKIHFHDRQGDFYCWLNTTMTENRKTLNTSDLDGFDKRKLPSPGFQVEVVMVDYNGTLPTRSEADSTSKQSDGTSNAGVTAKSNRSKVTRSEDNDNVFSDSEGEETSASKSSEAQATSGAKSAANSHASNTTAEKIGNLTHKTDQLSLGSQEPTQGNTYKEITSDGTGKPASGLKTPNLDSSGASDFKAMAADASVFTFGDDEDFESD, encoded by the exons ATGGATTTGGTGTCTGCTGATTTATCATCCCAACCTCCTGCTAAAGCCTCTGATATCGAACAttctgctgctgctgctgctgctgctgctatCTCCGAGCAAAATAATGATACCCATGACTCACCATCTATTATAACTCCCTCTGGCATATCATCTTGGGCTGGAAGTTTGAAATTTCCACAGTCCTGGGGAGCAGCACAAGACTCACAGACTGGAAATGCTGGGATGTCAACATTTGGACGTTTCACTAGTGGGTTAGGATTACGGATTCCTTCAGTGGCACCTATACcagatgagaaaaatgaagaaacggCAGTAACTGCCCAATCTGGCGTTCTCGAATCATTCACAAAAGGGTTAGTTGACTCATCTCGGAGTGCAGTGAAGGCTATGCAGGTCAAAGCACGTCATATTGTCTCTCAAAACAAACGAAGATACCAG GAAGGAGGATTTGACTTGGATATGACATATATCACTGAGAATATAATTGCTATGGGGTTCCCAGCTGGTGATATGAGCTCTGggctttttggattttttgag GGATTCTATCGAAATCATATGGAAGAAGTGATTAAGTTTTTTGAAGCACATCACAAG GGAAAATACAAAGTGTACAATCTTTGCTCAGAGAGGTTGTATGATGCATCTCTTTTTGAGGGGAAG GTTGCATCTTTCCCATTTGATGACCATAATTGTCCTCCTATCCAACTCATAAAATCATTTTGTCAAAGCGCATATTCATGGTTGAAGGAGGACATTGAGAATGTTGTGGTTGTTCACTGTAAAGCTGGTATGGCGAGGACTGGATTGATGATTTGTAGCCTTCTCTTGTTCTTGAAG TTCTTCCCAACATCCAAGGAGGCCATTGATTACTACAACCAGAAAAGATGTGTTGATGGGAAGGCTCTGGTTCTTCCAAGTCAGATT AGGTATGTCAATTATTTTGAGCATGTCTTAACACACTTCAATGGAGAAATTCAGCCTGGACGTAG GTGCATGCTTAGAGGATTTCGGCTACACAGGTGTCCTTTTTGGATTAGGCCATCCATTACTGTCTCTAATCATAATG GAATTCTGTTCTCAACGAGAAAGCATCCAAAAACAAAGGATCTAATG CCAGAGGATTTCTGGATTAGTGCACCAAAGAAAGGGATTGTGGTCTTTGCTCTGCCGAGAGAGCATGGTCTAACGGAGTTGGTGGGCGACTTCAAAATCCATTTTCATGACCGCCAAGGAGATTTCTATTG TTGGTTAAATACAACGATGACAGAAAACAGAAAAACTTTGAACACCTCTGATCTTGATGGTTTCGATAAG AGAAAACTGCCCTCTCCAGGATTTCAGGTTGAAGTTGTGATGGTAGACTACAATGGTACTTTACCAACAAGGTCTGAAGCTGATTCCACCAGCAAGCAATCTGATGGTACTTCAAATGCTGGGGTTACAGCTAAATCCAACCGAAGTAAGGTCACTAGGAGTGAAGACAATGACAATGTATTCTCAGATAGTGAAGGAGAGGAGACTTCCGCTTCCAAAAGCAGTGAAGCTCAAGCTACTTCTGGAGCCAAATCTGCTGCAAATAGTCATGCTTCCAACACTACAGCAGAGAAAATTGGAAATTTGACACATAAAACCGATCAGCTGTCCCTTGGGTCTCAGGAACCCACACAAGGTAATACTTACAAAGAAATAACTAGTGATGGAACTGGGAAACCTGCCTCAGGCCTTAAGACTCCTAACCTCGACTCATCAGGGGCAAGTGATTTCAAGGCAATGGCTGCTGATGCTTCAGTATTTACTTTTGGGGACGACGAAGATTTTGAAAGTGATTGA